Proteins from a single region of Candidatus Binatia bacterium:
- a CDS encoding TlpA disulfide reductase family protein: MLRTILGTVAVLAVALAAARSPAVTRAGTLSTGDFAPAFVLDTLDGKSVDGNFHGSPAYINVFATWCSPCRREFPAIARQAQQYRDRIAFLLVDEQESASRVQSFALQLGMPAPVAVDRGQFAATFDVRALPESIFIDRQGVVRYIYRGIIPDGVLAAELSALASDSHSSIAAR; encoded by the coding sequence GTGTTGCGCACCATCCTCGGCACCGTGGCAGTCCTCGCCGTTGCGCTGGCGGCGGCACGGTCGCCTGCGGTAACGCGCGCGGGCACTCTCTCCACCGGAGATTTCGCGCCGGCATTCGTGCTCGATACGCTGGACGGAAAATCGGTCGACGGCAACTTCCACGGTTCTCCGGCATACATCAACGTCTTCGCGACGTGGTGCTCTCCGTGCCGCAGGGAGTTTCCGGCGATCGCGCGGCAAGCGCAGCAGTATCGCGACCGCATCGCCTTTCTGTTGGTCGACGAACAAGAATCCGCGAGCCGCGTGCAAAGCTTCGCGCTGCAGCTCGGCATGCCGGCGCCGGTAGCCGTCGACCGCGGCCAATTCGCCGCGACGTTCGACGTGCGCGCACTCCCTGAGAGCATATTCATCGACCGCCAAGGAGTCGTGCGGTACATCTATCGCGGAATAATCCCCGACGGCGTGCTCGC
- a CDS encoding NDP-sugar synthase produces MILAGGLSTRLYPLTKRVPKPLVPVAGVPNAAHLLRYLRAYGFDEIAMNLHYHPEAIVAALGDGSRFGVKIHYSHEPELLGSAGAVKNIQEFFGEETFLVIGCDEVTDLSLERLLAFHRDRDALASIALVECDDVEQYGVVVLDERGKIAAFQEKPPRGAERSKLVNTGVYVFSPGIFDHIPAGEFYDFGKQVFPSLQTANERFYGFDARGAYWADIGTPSEYRRASYDVVSGIVRIPQTSPNGIDPSVTIGAGARIEGAVRLGAAVCIGENVSIEGPCVVDDRVRIEAGARLKRTIVWQGATIGARAELLEAIVGNDTVVAGESLLKNTLVAEE; encoded by the coding sequence ATGATCCTCGCCGGGGGGCTGTCGACCCGGCTCTATCCGCTGACCAAGCGCGTGCCCAAGCCGCTCGTCCCGGTCGCCGGTGTGCCGAACGCCGCGCACTTGCTGCGCTATCTCCGAGCCTACGGCTTCGACGAGATCGCGATGAACCTGCACTATCATCCTGAGGCGATCGTCGCCGCGCTCGGCGATGGATCGCGGTTCGGCGTCAAGATCCACTACTCGCACGAACCCGAGCTGCTCGGCAGCGCGGGCGCGGTCAAGAACATTCAGGAGTTCTTCGGCGAGGAAACCTTCCTGGTGATCGGCTGCGACGAGGTGACCGATCTGAGCCTCGAGCGCCTTCTGGCCTTCCATCGCGACCGCGATGCGCTGGCCAGCATCGCTTTGGTCGAGTGCGATGACGTCGAACAGTACGGCGTCGTCGTCCTTGACGAGCGGGGGAAGATCGCGGCCTTTCAGGAGAAGCCGCCGCGCGGAGCGGAGCGCAGCAAGCTCGTCAACACCGGCGTCTACGTATTCTCGCCGGGAATCTTCGACCACATCCCGGCGGGCGAGTTCTACGACTTCGGCAAGCAGGTGTTCCCATCGTTGCAGACGGCGAACGAGCGCTTCTATGGATTCGATGCGCGCGGCGCATATTGGGCCGACATCGGCACGCCGAGCGAATATCGTCGCGCGAGCTACGACGTCGTGAGCGGCATCGTTCGAATCCCACAAACCAGCCCCAACGGCATCGATCCGTCGGTGACGATCGGCGCCGGCGCACGCATCGAAGGCGCGGTGCGACTCGGCGCCGCCGTCTGCATCGGCGAGAACGTCTCGATCGAAGGCCCATGTGTCGTGGACGATCGCGTGCGCATCGAAGCAGGCGCGCGGCTGAAACGTACGATCGTTTGGCAAGGCGCAACCATCGGAGCACGCGCGGAGCTGCTCGAAGCGATCGTCGGCAACGATACCGTCGTCGCCGGCGAAAGCTTGTTGAAAAATACTCTGGTTGCGGAGGAATAG
- a CDS encoding WecB/TagA/CpsF family glycosyltransferase, producing MEILGCRLDAIDADEATARILALAGRTDAAQIVTLGTEMVVYAQRDARFRATVNACALSLCDTVGLLAVARWRGAALRDRVTGVELVDRLCAGAAAAGLAVYFLGGASGVAADAAALLKARFPGLVVAGAHDGFFADAESGDVAAAIAASGARLLFAGMGSPRQEYWLARHLQQTGCGVGIGVGGSFDVIAGRVRRAPALVRRAGLEWLYRLVKEPYRWRRQLALPRFVWLVALDGLGLRARNSGTGS from the coding sequence TTGGAGATTCTGGGATGCCGCCTCGATGCGATCGACGCGGATGAGGCGACGGCTCGGATCCTGGCGCTCGCGGGCCGGACGGACGCGGCGCAAATCGTAACGCTCGGTACCGAGATGGTCGTCTACGCGCAGCGCGACGCGCGCTTTCGCGCGACCGTCAACGCCTGTGCGCTCTCGCTCTGCGACACCGTCGGTCTGCTCGCGGTGGCTCGTTGGCGGGGCGCGGCGCTGCGCGATCGCGTCACCGGCGTGGAGCTAGTCGATCGCCTCTGCGCCGGCGCGGCCGCCGCTGGTCTAGCCGTCTATTTCTTGGGCGGCGCAAGCGGCGTCGCCGCGGATGCGGCGGCACTCCTGAAGGCGCGCTTCCCCGGTCTGGTCGTCGCCGGCGCCCACGACGGATTCTTCGCCGACGCCGAGAGCGGGGACGTCGCCGCAGCGATCGCAGCGAGCGGCGCGCGCCTACTCTTCGCAGGCATGGGCTCGCCGCGCCAAGAGTACTGGCTCGCGCGGCATCTGCAACAAACCGGCTGCGGCGTTGGCATCGGCGTCGGCGGCTCGTTCGACGTGATCGCGGGACGCGTGCGCCGCGCGCCCGCGCTCGTTCGCCGCGCCGGCTTGGAGTGGCTCTATCGTCTCGTCAAGGAACCGTACCGATGGAGGCGGCAGCTCGCGTTGCCGAGATTCGTCTGGCTCGTCGCGCTCGATGGCCTCGGCCTTCGCGCGCGCAACAGTGGTACAGGCTCGTGA
- the dapA gene encoding 4-hydroxy-tetrahydrodipicolinate synthase: MTRELGTIVTAMVTPFDDRGDLDLREAGRLARWLVDRGNDGLVVAGSTGEGQTLDSAERVALWKVVKDTVGRDAVVIANAGTNSTRESVATAEAAEAAGADVILAVVPYYNKPTQSGMLAHFGAIAQAVRLPVVVYNIPGRTAANMLPDTLFELARRHANVAGVKESSGDLKQIGMILRDRGDGFIVWAGDDHLFLPCLSLGADGVVGVASHLCSREYRRMYDAYRGGRVDEAARIHASLLPLIDALFATTSPIPVKWAMRQIGFAVGECRLPLDGMPEGVAARLRPLLAPYASHPVESR, from the coding sequence ATGACGCGCGAGCTAGGAACGATCGTCACGGCGATGGTCACGCCTTTCGACGACCGCGGCGACCTCGATCTGCGCGAGGCCGGGCGCTTGGCGCGCTGGCTCGTCGATCGCGGCAACGACGGCCTCGTCGTCGCCGGGTCCACGGGCGAGGGCCAAACGCTTGATTCCGCGGAGCGTGTCGCGCTGTGGAAGGTCGTCAAAGATACAGTGGGGCGCGACGCCGTCGTGATCGCGAACGCGGGCACGAATTCGACGCGCGAATCCGTCGCGACGGCCGAGGCTGCGGAGGCAGCCGGCGCCGATGTCATCCTGGCCGTCGTGCCCTACTACAACAAGCCGACGCAGAGCGGAATGCTCGCGCACTTCGGAGCGATCGCACAGGCCGTGCGGCTGCCGGTCGTCGTTTATAACATCCCGGGCCGAACGGCGGCCAACATGCTGCCCGACACGCTGTTTGAACTCGCGCGGCGTCACGCCAACGTCGCCGGCGTCAAGGAATCCAGCGGCGATCTCAAGCAGATCGGCATGATCCTCCGCGATCGCGGCGACGGCTTCATCGTCTGGGCGGGCGACGATCATCTGTTCCTGCCGTGTCTGTCGCTGGGCGCCGACGGAGTCGTCGGCGTCGCGTCGCACCTGTGCTCGCGCGAGTATCGGCGCATGTACGACGCATACCGCGGCGGGCGCGTTGACGAGGCCGCTCGGATCCATGCCTCGCTCCTCCCGCTGATCGACGCGCTGTTTGCCACGACCAGTCCGATTCCCGTGAAGTGGGCGATGCGCCAGATCGGGTTTGCAGTCGGCGAGTGCCGCCTGCCGCTGGACGGCATGCCGGAGGGTGTCGCCGCTCGGCTGCGTCCGCTGCTGGCGCCGTACGCGTCGCATCCAGTCGAATCGCGGTGA
- a CDS encoding aspartate kinase, which yields MNATQRIAVLKFGGTSVATSEQRDVAYCRVRDAREAGYSIVAVVSAMGRPPEPYATDTLLGLIDGRTGTPNADLLLAAGEVISAAVFADELAARGVDAVALSGAQAGIVTDARHGDATILRVEPAAIYAVLQCGAVAVVAGFHGTTEDGAVTTLGRGGTDLSAIAIGHALDAQRVDIYTDVSGAMTADPRRIPAARTIERASLAEMTELASHGAKVMHHKAADYASRTGTNYSIKGLQSDRGTLVDEGIDHHRPVTGVTASGRLTWVRIIRGDIESPRRRMETELEMFRRVADAEISIDQVTINQAGVAFVVEGDRGTEIRRLLHDLNLAVRVREGCSKLSIVGTGMRYEPGVVHQVVDALSRADVEIIHCTDSNVTISILVPESEVTRAEGAVHGQFGLDREDPET from the coding sequence GTGAACGCGACGCAGCGCATCGCGGTCCTGAAGTTCGGCGGCACGTCGGTCGCGACGAGCGAGCAGCGTGACGTCGCCTACTGCCGCGTGCGCGACGCGCGCGAGGCCGGGTATTCGATCGTCGCGGTCGTGTCGGCGATGGGCCGCCCGCCGGAGCCCTATGCGACGGACACGCTTCTCGGGCTCATCGACGGACGCACTGGCACTCCCAACGCCGACCTGCTGCTCGCCGCGGGCGAGGTGATCTCTGCGGCCGTCTTCGCCGACGAGCTCGCGGCGCGCGGCGTCGATGCCGTAGCGCTCTCGGGCGCGCAGGCCGGCATCGTCACCGACGCGCGCCACGGCGATGCGACGATCTTACGGGTCGAGCCGGCCGCGATCTATGCGGTGTTGCAGTGCGGCGCGGTCGCGGTAGTCGCCGGCTTTCACGGCACGACCGAAGACGGTGCCGTCACGACGCTGGGCCGCGGCGGCACGGACCTCTCGGCGATCGCGATCGGACACGCGCTCGACGCGCAGCGCGTCGACATCTACACGGACGTCAGCGGCGCCATGACCGCGGACCCGCGCCGCATCCCGGCAGCCCGCACGATCGAACGCGCGTCGCTGGCGGAGATGACCGAGCTCGCGAGCCACGGCGCCAAGGTCATGCACCACAAGGCGGCCGACTATGCGAGTCGCACCGGCACGAACTATTCGATCAAGGGATTGCAAAGCGATCGCGGGACGCTCGTAGACGAGGGCATCGATCATCATCGGCCGGTCACGGGCGTGACGGCATCGGGTCGGCTGACCTGGGTGCGCATCATTCGTGGCGACATCGAGTCGCCGCGCCGGCGCATGGAGACCGAGCTCGAGATGTTTCGCCGCGTCGCCGATGCCGAGATTTCGATCGATCAGGTAACGATCAATCAGGCGGGCGTGGCGTTCGTCGTGGAGGGCGATCGCGGGACCGAGATTCGGCGGCTGCTGCACGACTTGAATCTCGCGGTTCGCGTGCGCGAGGGTTGCTCTAAGCTATCCATCGTCGGCACGGGGATGCGCTACGAGCCGGGCGTCGTGCATCAGGTCGTGGATGCGCTGTCGCGCGCCGACGTGGAGATCATCCACTGCACAGACAGCAACGTCACGATCTCGATCCTCGTGCCGGAGTCCGAGGTCACGCGGGCGGAGGGCGCCGTGCACGGACAGTTCGGACTCGACAGGGAGGACCCGGAGACATGA
- a CDS encoding aspartate-semialdehyde dehydrogenase, with translation MNVAVVGATGVVGETILRLLDERNVPVGALGLFASRPRAAAVRFRGDSLDVREASEEALRSFDVVFFASGEDASERYAPRLVESGCVVIDNSATFRMRSDVPLIVPGVNAEAMRAEHRLFPVANCTAIVLCTALRPIRDAAGLRSVRVATYQAASGAGRAGLEEFLAQERAAVSGDPEPRAEVFPSRLARNVVPQIGAFDDSGWSGEERKIRDETRKMLELPELRVSVMAVRVPVRTAHSEAVFLETLRPASVAELAAALASAPGIAYHGEGIVTPRDVEGTDDVHVARLRRESFDSAQDDKGVGFALWCVGDQLRKGAATNAVQILELLLAKGYVAA, from the coding sequence GTGAACGTCGCGGTGGTCGGTGCAACGGGCGTCGTCGGCGAAACGATCCTACGCCTACTAGACGAGCGCAACGTTCCGGTTGGCGCGCTGGGGCTGTTCGCCTCGCGGCCGCGAGCGGCCGCGGTGCGCTTCCGCGGCGACTCGCTGGACGTGCGCGAGGCTTCGGAAGAGGCGCTGCGCAGCTTCGACGTCGTGTTCTTCGCGAGCGGTGAGGACGCCAGCGAACGGTACGCGCCGCGGCTGGTGGAAAGCGGCTGCGTGGTCATCGATAACAGCGCGACGTTCCGCATGCGCAGCGACGTTCCGTTGATCGTTCCAGGAGTCAACGCCGAGGCGATGCGCGCCGAGCACCGGCTCTTTCCGGTTGCGAACTGCACGGCGATCGTACTGTGCACGGCGCTGCGCCCGATTCGCGACGCGGCGGGGCTGCGCTCCGTGCGCGTTGCGACGTATCAGGCGGCGAGCGGCGCGGGCCGCGCGGGGCTCGAGGAGTTCTTGGCGCAGGAACGTGCGGCCGTGAGCGGCGATCCCGAGCCGCGCGCGGAGGTTTTTCCCAGTCGACTGGCGCGTAACGTCGTGCCGCAGATCGGGGCCTTCGACGATTCGGGATGGAGCGGGGAGGAGCGCAAGATCCGCGACGAAACGCGTAAGATGCTCGAACTCCCCGAGCTTCGCGTCAGCGTGATGGCGGTGCGCGTTCCCGTCCGGACCGCGCACAGCGAGGCGGTGTTCCTCGAGACGCTGCGGCCGGCGAGCGTCGCGGAACTCGCCGCCGCGCTCGCGAGCGCTCCCGGCATCGCGTACCACGGCGAGGGCATCGTCACGCCGCGCGACGTCGAGGGCACGGACGACGTGCACGTCGCGCGCCTGCGCCGGGAATCCTTCGATTCCGCTCAGGATGACAAGGGTGTGGGTTTTGCGCTGTGGTGCGTCGGCGATCAGCTGCGCAAGGGCGCCGCCACCAATGCCGTGCAGATCCTCGAGTTGCTGCTCGCCAAAGGGTACGTCGCGGCGTGA
- the dapB gene encoding 4-hydroxy-tetrahydrodipicolinate reductase, whose protein sequence is MRVAVAGAMGRMGTVAREALQRTNEYCCGFARLADPEQAIVTTLDDVLAHKPDALLDLTTQPGSYEISLAAVARGLCTVVGSSGWSPEQRAALAEMAERRGVGALLVPNFSVGATLMMRFAEEAARFFPDAEIVEMHHAQKKDKPSGTAREIVSRVEATSHRAPATHSVRLPGLLAHHEILFAGPGELLTIRHDSLTRESFVPGMLAAVHAVVNLRGLSVGLDSILEAAP, encoded by the coding sequence ATGCGCGTTGCCGTTGCGGGAGCGATGGGACGCATGGGCACTGTCGCCCGCGAGGCCCTGCAGCGCACGAACGAATACTGCTGCGGCTTCGCTCGCTTGGCCGATCCTGAGCAGGCGATCGTCACGACGCTCGACGACGTGCTCGCGCATAAGCCTGACGCTCTGCTCGACCTTACGACCCAACCGGGGAGCTACGAGATCTCGCTCGCGGCCGTTGCGCGCGGGCTCTGCACCGTCGTGGGCTCCAGCGGATGGAGCCCCGAGCAGCGCGCGGCGCTCGCCGAGATGGCGGAGCGGCGCGGTGTCGGAGCGCTGCTGGTGCCAAATTTTTCCGTCGGCGCCACGCTTATGATGCGCTTCGCCGAAGAGGCCGCGCGCTTCTTCCCCGACGCCGAGATCGTCGAGATGCATCACGCACAGAAGAAGGACAAGCCGTCCGGCACGGCACGCGAGATCGTTTCGCGCGTCGAGGCGACGTCGCATAGAGCGCCGGCAACGCACAGCGTTCGGCTACCGGGGCTCCTAGCGCATCACGAGATCCTGTTTGCCGGGCCGGGGGAGCTGCTGACGATCCGACATGACTCGCTGACGCGCGAGTCTTTCGTCCCCGGCATGTTGGCGGCAGTGCATGCGGTCGTGAACCTGCGCGGCCTGTCGGTCGGCTTGGACTCCATCCTGGAGGCCGCACCGTGA
- a CDS encoding DUF3553 domain-containing protein: MQSAAVRHSDGAVLIFAGAGSGKTRVLTHRIAYLLRELRIAPDRILAVTFTNKAAGEMKSRLHGMVGAIARDVWVGTFHAMCVRILRRDGQRIGIGPSFAVIDESDQRQLVKEILDDLDYDERQLSASACLAEIDKAKNALMWPEQYAQSQTSFIGERIANVYAEYQRRLNESNSLDFDDLIVRTIDLLERDAATREKYQHKFEYVLVDEYQDVNAAQYRLIALLAAYNGNVTVVGDDDQSIYSWRGSDYRMILRFEEDFPGAKTFKLEENYRSTGRILDAANTLVANNRSRAPKKLFTAREEGEPITLYPAATERDEARYVVEKVKSLVRDGAAYRDFVVLYRTNAQSRVYEEALLAEGIPYRVVGGVGFYARTEIKDIIAYLRYIVNSSDALAFKRIVNVPRRGIGQQTLAALVQAANAARVSVGEAVFNTELLRSAVPKKLKELERFADLVLDLRKSADGIGVADLLVAVMEHSGYVRELQSEDTHDARSRLENLAELVGVAREYEAAADDASLAGFLGNIALVSDLDALVEDASYVTLMTLHSAKGLEFPSVFLTGLEEGIFPHSRALTDTGELEEERRLAYVGITRAIDRLFLTYASRRALFGNTYAYPKSRFLEEIPGLEVLESDSVPLPRPAGGRWREVAIHESAGAGVHLGLKDGDRVRHPKWGEGRIESIVGAGGDGLVTIDFPNVGQKMLMLKYAPLEKI; encoded by the coding sequence GTGCAATCTGCCGCCGTTCGGCATAGCGATGGCGCGGTCTTGATCTTTGCCGGAGCCGGCAGCGGCAAAACGCGCGTTTTGACGCACCGCATTGCGTACCTTCTGCGCGAACTGCGAATCGCTCCCGATCGAATCCTCGCCGTAACGTTTACGAACAAGGCCGCGGGCGAGATGAAGTCGCGGCTACACGGCATGGTCGGCGCGATAGCGCGCGACGTTTGGGTCGGCACGTTCCACGCGATGTGCGTTCGTATTCTGCGCCGCGACGGCCAACGCATCGGCATCGGTCCCAGCTTCGCCGTGATCGACGAGTCGGACCAGCGCCAGCTGGTCAAGGAGATTCTCGACGATCTCGACTACGACGAGCGTCAGCTCTCAGCGAGCGCGTGTCTCGCCGAAATCGACAAGGCCAAGAACGCGTTGATGTGGCCGGAGCAGTACGCTCAGAGCCAGACCTCTTTCATCGGCGAGCGCATCGCGAACGTCTACGCCGAGTATCAGCGCCGGCTGAACGAGTCGAACTCGCTCGACTTCGACGACTTGATCGTTCGCACGATCGATCTCCTCGAGCGCGACGCCGCGACGCGCGAGAAGTACCAGCACAAATTCGAGTACGTCTTGGTCGACGAGTACCAAGACGTCAACGCCGCACAGTACCGTCTGATCGCGCTGCTCGCGGCGTATAACGGCAACGTCACCGTCGTCGGCGACGACGATCAGTCGATCTATTCGTGGCGCGGCAGCGACTATCGTATGATCCTGCGCTTCGAGGAAGATTTTCCCGGCGCGAAGACGTTCAAGCTCGAAGAGAACTACCGAAGCACCGGGCGCATCCTGGACGCTGCGAACACGCTCGTGGCGAACAATCGCTCGCGGGCGCCCAAAAAGCTGTTCACCGCACGCGAAGAGGGCGAGCCGATCACCCTCTACCCGGCGGCGACCGAACGCGACGAGGCGCGGTACGTCGTCGAGAAGGTCAAGAGCCTCGTTCGCGACGGCGCGGCGTATCGCGACTTCGTCGTGCTCTACCGCACCAACGCGCAGTCACGCGTGTACGAAGAGGCGCTCCTGGCTGAGGGAATTCCCTACCGGGTCGTGGGCGGAGTCGGATTCTACGCGCGCACCGAGATCAAAGACATCATCGCGTACCTCCGCTACATCGTCAACTCGTCCGACGCGCTCGCGTTCAAGCGCATCGTCAACGTCCCGCGGCGCGGGATCGGGCAGCAGACGCTCGCGGCGCTGGTGCAGGCCGCCAACGCGGCGCGCGTCTCGGTCGGCGAGGCGGTCTTCAACACCGAATTGCTGCGCTCCGCAGTGCCCAAGAAGCTCAAGGAGCTGGAGCGGTTCGCGGACCTCGTCTTGGATCTGCGCAAGAGCGCGGACGGGATCGGCGTCGCCGATCTGCTGGTCGCCGTGATGGAGCACTCAGGATACGTGCGCGAGCTGCAGAGCGAGGACACGCACGACGCGCGCTCGCGCCTCGAGAACCTGGCCGAACTCGTCGGCGTGGCTCGCGAATACGAGGCCGCCGCGGACGATGCGTCGCTTGCGGGATTCCTCGGCAACATCGCGCTGGTCAGCGATCTCGACGCGCTCGTCGAAGACGCCTCGTACGTGACGCTGATGACGCTGCACAGCGCCAAGGGGCTGGAGTTTCCGAGCGTGTTCTTGACGGGGCTGGAGGAGGGAATATTCCCGCACAGCCGCGCGCTGACGGACACCGGCGAGCTGGAGGAAGAGCGGCGGCTCGCGTACGTCGGCATCACGCGCGCGATCGATCGGCTCTTTCTCACGTATGCGTCGCGCCGCGCGCTGTTCGGCAACACCTACGCCTACCCGAAATCGCGGTTCTTGGAGGAGATTCCGGGCCTAGAGGTGCTCGAGAGCGACAGCGTGCCGTTGCCGCGTCCGGCCGGCGGCCGCTGGCGCGAGGTCGCGATTCACGAGTCCGCGGGGGCGGGCGTCCATCTCGGCCTGAAGGACGGCGATCGCGTGCGCCATCCGAAGTGGGGGGAAGGGCGGATCGAGAGCATCGTTGGCGCCGGCGGCGACGGCCTCGTGACGATCGATTTCCCCAACGTCGGTCAGAAGATGCTGATGCTCAAGTACGCTCCGCTCGAAAAAATCTAA
- a CDS encoding glycosyltransferase family 4 protein, which yields MVDAYDRAFHLKAPVIALDEPGAEVRRYPPEVVARIAEQDRGSYATAADFVNRNPVELVNIQHEYGLFGGERGEWLVDFIRLLEKPVVLTLHTVLPDPDVSYLRVTRELCKYSTRVVALSETGRGLLEGIYGIDPQRLQTIHHGVPDVPFQDTHFAKATFGIGQRTVISTFGLISRGKGLEYAIEAMRSVVRRHPETLYLILGETHPVVRRQEGESYRESLTAMVREYGLQYNVQLVDKYLDFDEVVSYLAATDIYLTPYLNPAQIVSGTLAYAVGCGKAIVSTPYLYAQELLDHNRGFLCDFRDADSIALRLNMLLDDPALRRATERRAYRFGRQMTWPHVAAEYGQLFTELCPRDPLELVTSA from the coding sequence ATGGTCGACGCGTACGACCGGGCATTCCATTTGAAAGCTCCCGTGATCGCGCTCGACGAGCCCGGCGCGGAGGTGCGGCGCTACCCGCCCGAAGTCGTCGCGCGCATCGCGGAGCAGGACCGCGGAAGCTATGCGACCGCGGCTGACTTCGTCAACCGCAATCCGGTCGAGCTCGTCAACATCCAGCACGAGTATGGGCTCTTCGGCGGCGAACGCGGCGAGTGGCTCGTCGACTTCATTCGTCTCCTCGAGAAGCCCGTCGTGTTGACGCTGCATACCGTCCTGCCCGATCCGGACGTATCCTATCTGCGCGTGACGCGCGAGCTCTGCAAATACTCGACACGCGTCGTCGCGCTCTCCGAGACGGGACGCGGGCTGCTCGAGGGCATCTACGGCATCGACCCGCAGCGCCTGCAGACTATTCATCACGGCGTACCGGACGTGCCGTTCCAAGACACGCACTTCGCGAAGGCCACTTTCGGCATCGGCCAGCGCACGGTGATCTCGACCTTCGGGCTGATCAGCCGCGGCAAAGGTCTCGAGTACGCGATCGAGGCCATGCGCTCCGTAGTGCGGCGCCACCCCGAGACGCTGTATCTCATCCTCGGCGAGACGCATCCCGTCGTGCGCCGCCAGGAAGGCGAGTCCTACCGCGAATCTCTGACCGCTATGGTGCGCGAGTACGGGCTGCAATACAACGTCCAGCTCGTCGACAAGTATCTCGATTTCGACGAGGTCGTCAGCTATCTCGCGGCGACCGACATCTACCTCACGCCGTATCTGAACCCGGCGCAAATCGTCAGCGGCACGCTGGCCTACGCTGTCGGATGCGGGAAGGCTATCGTCTCGACGCCGTATCTCTACGCACAGGAGCTCTTGGATCATAACCGCGGCTTTCTGTGCGACTTCCGCGACGCCGACTCGATCGCTCTGCGGCTGAACATGCTGCTCGACGATCCGGCGCTGCGGCGCGCCACCGAACGGCGCGCGTATCGCTTCGGCCGGCAGATGACGTGGCCGCACGTCGCCGCCGAGTACGGCCAGCTCTTCACGGAGCTCTGTCCGCGCGATCCCCTCGAGCTGGTGACGTCTGCGTAA
- a CDS encoding NDP-sugar synthase, whose product MQAVILVGGEGTRLRPLTYGTPKPMVPIMNVPFLARTMERLYAAEIRDVILAAGYMPKAIVDYFGDGSKLGMKITYAIEETPLGTAGAIKNVERYITGPFFVLNGDILTSLDLRAMREYHRERGGIGVLHLIRVEDPSPFGCVVHDETGRIGAFVEKPPKGTEPTNEINAGTYLLERDILDLIPAGRAVSIERETFPQAIAAGKALYAYTTADYWLDLGRPEQYLAAHRDVLSGAMPLAMEPGINGDGKDALGGHPGVVPPIYAGADVVVDASATIGPNVVLGRGCSIGASATVRESVLWEHVSVGAGAIIEEAILASGVTIGANARIARGSVIGHDVTVEPGTVLEPGTRLGSPPERIPG is encoded by the coding sequence ATGCAGGCGGTTATTTTGGTTGGCGGCGAGGGAACGAGGTTGCGTCCGCTCACGTACGGTACGCCCAAGCCGATGGTACCGATCATGAACGTGCCGTTCCTGGCGCGCACGATGGAGCGCCTGTATGCCGCGGAGATCCGCGACGTGATTCTCGCGGCCGGCTATATGCCGAAGGCCATCGTGGATTATTTCGGCGACGGCTCGAAGCTCGGGATGAAGATTACGTATGCGATCGAGGAGACGCCGCTCGGAACGGCCGGGGCGATCAAGAACGTCGAGCGTTACATCACGGGCCCGTTCTTCGTACTCAATGGCGACATTCTCACGAGCCTCGATCTGCGCGCCATGCGCGAGTATCACCGCGAGAGGGGCGGCATCGGGGTGCTCCACCTCATCCGCGTCGAGGATCCATCGCCCTTTGGCTGCGTCGTGCACGACGAGACGGGCCGCATCGGTGCATTCGTCGAGAAGCCGCCGAAGGGGACCGAGCCGACGAACGAGATCAACGCGGGCACGTATTTGCTCGAGCGCGACATTCTCGATCTGATCCCGGCCGGTCGCGCCGTGTCGATCGAGCGCGAGACGTTTCCGCAGGCGATCGCAGCAGGCAAGGCCCTCTACGCATACACGACGGCCGATTACTGGCTGGACCTCGGCCGCCCCGAGCAATATCTCGCCGCCCACCGCGACGTGCTCAGCGGCGCGATGCCGCTGGCCATGGAGCCGGGCATCAACGGCGACGGCAAGGATGCATTAGGCGGACACCCGGGTGTCGTGCCCCCGATCTACGCCGGGGCCGACGTCGTCGTCGACGCAAGTGCTACCATCGGTCCCAACGTCGTTCTGGGCCGCGGCTGCAGCATCGGGGCGTCCGCCACGGTGCGCGAGTCCGTACTGTGGGAACACGTTAGCGTCGGCGCAGGCGCCATTATAGAAGAAGCGATCCTCGCCAGCGGCGTCACGATCGGCGCCAACGCGCGCATCGCGCGCGGCAGCGTGATCGGTCACGACGTCACGGTCGAACCCGGGACCGTCTTGGAACCCGGGACTCGCCTCGGCTCGCCGCCCGAGAGGATACCAGGCTAG
- a CDS encoding transposase, which translates to MKKSRFTEAQIVAILKELDAGTAATELARRHGLHANTIRQWRDRYAGLETSDLTRLKQLEAESARKDRVIARLTMEVDAVRELIAKNDWSPRSEKKR; encoded by the coding sequence GTGAAGAAGAGTCGCTTCACCGAGGCGCAAATCGTCGCGATCCTCAAAGAGCTCGACGCCGGCACGGCCGCTACCGAGCTCGCCCGACGACATGGCCTTCACGCCAACACGATCCGACAGTGGCGAGATAGATACGCTGGGCTCGAAACCAGCGACCTCACGCGGTTGAAACAGCTCGAGGCCGAGAGCGCACGCAAGGATCGCGTGATCGCGCGACTGACCATGGAAGTTGACGCGGTCCGGGAGCTCATCGCAAAAAACGACTGGAGCCCTCGCAGCGAAAAGAAGCGGTGA